A genomic segment from Glycine soja cultivar W05 chromosome 18, ASM419377v2, whole genome shotgun sequence encodes:
- the LOC114394604 gene encoding KH domain-containing protein At3g08620-like isoform X1 codes for MSNLYNQISLPSPQRANSPNINMRGNFDVDSQYLTELLAERQKLGPFMQVLPLCTRLINQEILRVTGKNESLQNQGFSDFDRMRFINPSHMTSPNSTPNFTGWKSLSHERLAGVQGLSMDWQTSPVVPSSPIVKKILRLDIPKDSYPNFNFVGRLLGPRGNSLKRVEATTGCRVFIRGKGSIKDLDKEELLRGRPGYEHLNDPLHILIEAELPASVVDVRLMQAQEIIQELLKPVDESQDFYKRQQLRELAMLNSNFREESPQLSGSVSPFTSNEIKRAKTDQ; via the exons ATGTCTAATTTGTACAATCAGATTTCCTTACCTTCACCCCAAAGAGCCAATTCACCAAACATAAACATGAGAGGCAATTTTGATGTTGATAG TCAGTACTTAACAGAGCTGCTAGCAGAACGACAGAAGCTTGGACCTTTCATGCAAGTTCTACCCTTATGTACGAGACTCATTAATCAAG aGATTTTAAGGGTTACCGGAAAGAATGAATCATTGCAGAACCAAGGATTTAGTGACTTTGATAGAATGCGATTCATAAATCCGAGTCATATGACTTCTCCAAACTCAACACCAAACTTCACTGGCTGGAAAAGCCTGTCACATGAA AGGTTAGCTGGTGTACAAGGACTAAGCATGGATTGGCAAACTTCACCGGTTGTTCCAAGTTCTCCCATTGTGAAGAAGATATTGCGCTTGGATATTCCGAAGGATAGCTATCCAAAT tttaattttgttGGCCGGCTTCTTGGCCCTAGGGGCAATTCACTGAAGCGAGTGGAAGCTACTACAGGTTGCCGTGTATTTATCAGAGGGAAAGGTTCAATTAAAGACTTAGACAAG GAAGAATTGCTACGAGGAAGGCCTGGCTATGAGCACCTGAATGATCCACTTCACATTCTAATTGAAGCTGAACTACCTGCCAGTGTTGTTGATGTAAGATTGATGCAAGCTCAAGAAATCATACAAGAGCTACTTAAACCAGTG GATGAGTCACAGGACTTTTATAAAAGGCAACAACTAAGAGAACTTGCTATGCTTAATTCCAACTTCAGAGAAGAGAGCCCTCAACTGAGTGGTAGTGTCTCTCCATtcacttctaatgaaataaaacggGCCAAAACTGATCAATAG
- the LOC114394604 gene encoding KH domain-containing protein SPIN1-like isoform X2, producing the protein MQVLPLCTRLINQEILRVTGKNESLQNQGFSDFDRMRFINPSHMTSPNSTPNFTGWKSLSHERLAGVQGLSMDWQTSPVVPSSPIVKKILRLDIPKDSYPNFNFVGRLLGPRGNSLKRVEATTGCRVFIRGKGSIKDLDKEELLRGRPGYEHLNDPLHILIEAELPASVVDVRLMQAQEIIQELLKPVDESQDFYKRQQLRELAMLNSNFREESPQLSGSVSPFTSNEIKRAKTDQ; encoded by the exons ATGCAAGTTCTACCCTTATGTACGAGACTCATTAATCAAG aGATTTTAAGGGTTACCGGAAAGAATGAATCATTGCAGAACCAAGGATTTAGTGACTTTGATAGAATGCGATTCATAAATCCGAGTCATATGACTTCTCCAAACTCAACACCAAACTTCACTGGCTGGAAAAGCCTGTCACATGAA AGGTTAGCTGGTGTACAAGGACTAAGCATGGATTGGCAAACTTCACCGGTTGTTCCAAGTTCTCCCATTGTGAAGAAGATATTGCGCTTGGATATTCCGAAGGATAGCTATCCAAAT tttaattttgttGGCCGGCTTCTTGGCCCTAGGGGCAATTCACTGAAGCGAGTGGAAGCTACTACAGGTTGCCGTGTATTTATCAGAGGGAAAGGTTCAATTAAAGACTTAGACAAG GAAGAATTGCTACGAGGAAGGCCTGGCTATGAGCACCTGAATGATCCACTTCACATTCTAATTGAAGCTGAACTACCTGCCAGTGTTGTTGATGTAAGATTGATGCAAGCTCAAGAAATCATACAAGAGCTACTTAAACCAGTG GATGAGTCACAGGACTTTTATAAAAGGCAACAACTAAGAGAACTTGCTATGCTTAATTCCAACTTCAGAGAAGAGAGCCCTCAACTGAGTGGTAGTGTCTCTCCATtcacttctaatgaaataaaacggGCCAAAACTGATCAATAG